From a single Oncorhynchus nerka isolate Pitt River linkage group LG11, Oner_Uvic_2.0, whole genome shotgun sequence genomic region:
- the LOC115137709 gene encoding coiled-coil domain-containing protein 110-like yields the protein MEITRPLHNCNSKSGISSEKFNNDSLMKETNESETRSASYRHSPTAFDSACSPRRSGSGDRALVTNYKSEMIDDLENTVDRLKNALVSLEEDNLSLNKKIRENKAEDRPSLANHNVLSSTSSNNSQERPSLINHNVLGSTSGNNSQEMAGDHSPTSKLNTHAVTFNIAKTYPESQRQDTPSKIEETRMREMLKMESLSLEDRCVHLEKEKQDLRRKLRKTEDYCKECVRELKRILPKYEDLKALNKTLDKRNKQQAAENRRLVNALEAESQAGERSRDPSLAREPKEGDGDNRVWVQLERANDRCTQLTQEKGQLEDQMASLAREVSRLTNELDMSWAELHRLGARCRSSLEGSTTRDGSPLASSGNKHLAERILDSVGKERKALSGSVAHLKEENKTLRENLKQSVKRGEEAEGGAKQLRGLQAILESCLLTVQQEKDLLTLEVQQLHQEYIDLSSSISLQLRERSPVTTARILAGSHEVIDDGARQQESPRQPLNSSPITREMLDGPVGGEAIDHIRKRFEEEEQRAQRYKNIINQNE from the exons ATGGAGATAACACGGCCTCTTCATAATTGTAACAGCAAATCAGGGATATCTTCAGAAAAGTTTAACAATGATTCATTGATGAAAGAAACAAATGAATCAGAGACGCGTAGCGCATCCTACAGGCATTCACCGACGGCGTTCGACTCTGCCTGCTCCCCAAGACGCAGTGGCTCAGGAGACCGAGCTCTCGTGACAAACTATAAATCTGAGATGATAGACGATTTGGAGAATACGGTGGACAGACTGAAAAACGCTCTGGTGTCACTGGAGGAGGACAACCTGAGCCTCAACAAGAAGATAAGAGAAAACAAGGCGGAAGACCGCCCATCTTTGGCCAATCACAATGTCTTAAGCTCAACAAGTAGCAACAATTCACAGGAACGCCCATCTTTGATCAATCACAATGTCTTAGGCTCAACAAGTGGCAACAATTCACAGGAAATGGCTGGTGATCACAGTCCCACCTCCAAACTCAATACCCACGCTGTCACTTTCAACATTGCCAAAACATACCCAGAAAGTCAGAGGCAAGATACACCATCCAAGATAGAGGAGACTAGGATGAGAGAGATGCTCAAAATGGAGAGCCTATCCTTGGAGGACAGGTGCGTTCACTTGGAGAAGGAGAAACAGGACTTGCGGAGGAAGCTGCGGAAGACGGAGGACTACTGCAAGGAGTGCGTCCGCGAGCTCAAGAGGATCCTTCCAAAGTACGAGGACCTCAAAGCCTTGAATAAAACCCTGGATAAGCGCAACAAGCAGCAGGCTGCAGAGAACCGCAGACTCGTCAACGCTCTTGAGGCCGAGAGCCAGGCAGGGGAGAGATCCAGGGATCCCAGCCTGGCTCGGGAGCCCAAAGAAGGGGATGGTGACAACCGGGTGTGGGTTCAACTGGAGAGGGCCAATGATCGCTGCACCCAGCTCACCCAGGAGAAGGGGCAGCTGGAGGACCAAATGGCCTCGCTGGCAAGGGAGGTCAGTCGGCTCACGAACGAGTTGGATATGAGCTGGGCCGAACTCCATCGGCTGGGGGCCAGGTGTAGAAGCTCCCTTGAGGGGAGCACGACTAGGGACGGCAGCCCTCTGGCCTCGTCGGGCAACAAACACCTGGCCGAACGCATCCTAGACAGCGTGGGGAAAGAGCGCAAGGCCCTGTCGGGCTCCGTGGCCCATCTCAAAGAGGAGAACAAGACACTACGAGAGAACCTCAAGCAGAGCGTCAAGAGGGGTGAGGAGGCAGAGGGCGGAGCCAAGCAGCTGAGGGGATTGCAGGCCATATTAGAAAGCTGCCTGCTCACGGTGCAGCAGGAGAAAGACCTGCTAACGCTGGAGGTGCAGCAGCTCCACCAGGAGTACATTGATCTCAGCAGTAGCATCTCGCtgcagctgagagagaggagcccCGTCACCACTGCCAGGATATTAGCAGGGTCACATGAGGTGATTGATGATGGAGCCAGGCAGCAAGAGAGTCCAAGGCAGCCTCTGAACAGCAGCCCTATTACCAGAGAAATGCTGGATGGCCCTGTAG GCGGAGAGGCAATTGACCATATAAGGAAGCGTTtcgaggaggaggagcagagagcccAGAGGTACAAAAACATCATCAATCAG